A stretch of Chloracidobacterium validum DNA encodes these proteins:
- a CDS encoding ATP-binding protein: MRYFNTAGPCRPDIHYMLSPVERLPGLRRLIDQQAYFVVHAPRQVGKTTLMLTLAQQLTAEGRYTAVLLSLEAGAPFHHDPHLAQQEIIRSWRIGLAAQLPSERHPAWAETMEIPTLSISEALAQWAQTAPTPVVVFLDEIDALEDTTLISVLRQLRAGYPSRPQAFPWSLALIGMRDVRDYKVAAGGSDRLHTASPFNIKMRSLTLGNFTQDEVAQLYRQHTTETGQVFTDEAVAYAYDLTAGQPWLVNALAKVCVEELVEDTGQTITRDDIEAAKWVLIERQDTHLDSLAERLREPRVRNLIAPMLAGDLPGDLPDDDRRYVLDLGLVRRNPDTGVLEVANPVYREVLPRVLSGGVQDALPRLEPVWLDGEGRLVPEKLLEAFLGFWRQHGEPLLRGVAYHEIAPHIVLMAYLQRVENGGGRVTREYAIGSGRMDVCLRYGGVTVGIELKVWREGAGDPEAEGLEQLERYLAGLAAGAVGWLVIFDRRAGQPPVAERTRAYRAVTPGGRTVTVVRA, encoded by the coding sequence ATGCGGTATTTCAATACGGCTGGGCCGTGTCGCCCGGACATTCACTACATGCTGTCGCCGGTGGAGCGGCTGCCGGGGCTGCGGCGGCTGATTGATCAGCAGGCATACTTTGTGGTGCATGCGCCGCGCCAAGTTGGGAAGACGACCCTGATGCTGACGCTGGCGCAGCAGTTGACGGCGGAAGGGCGTTACACGGCAGTGCTGTTGTCGCTAGAAGCCGGAGCGCCGTTTCACCACGATCCGCACTTGGCGCAGCAGGAAATCATCCGGTCCTGGCGGATTGGGCTGGCGGCCCAGCTTCCATCAGAACGCCATCCGGCGTGGGCGGAGACAATGGAGATTCCAACGCTTTCCATATCGGAGGCGCTGGCCCAGTGGGCGCAAACGGCGCCAACGCCGGTGGTGGTGTTTTTGGACGAGATAGACGCGCTTGAGGACACGACGCTCATCAGCGTGCTGCGGCAGTTGCGGGCCGGGTATCCGAGTCGGCCGCAGGCGTTTCCGTGGTCGCTGGCGTTGATTGGGATGCGGGACGTGCGGGATTACAAGGTAGCGGCGGGCGGCAGTGACCGACTGCACACCGCCAGCCCCTTCAACATCAAGATGCGCTCCCTGACCCTGGGGAACTTCACCCAGGACGAAGTCGCCCAGCTCTATCGCCAGCACACGACCGAGACCGGACAGGTGTTTACCGACGAGGCGGTGGCTTACGCCTACGACCTGACCGCCGGGCAGCCCTGGCTGGTCAACGCCCTGGCCAAGGTGTGCGTCGAGGAACTGGTCGAGGACACGGGCCAGACCATCACCCGTGACGACATCGAGGCGGCGAAGTGGGTGCTGATCGAGCGGCAGGACACGCATTTGGACAGCCTGGCGGAGCGGTTGCGGGAGCCGCGCGTCCGCAACCTCATCGCGCCGATGCTGGCGGGTGATTTGCCGGGCGACCTGCCGGACGATGACCGGCGGTACGTGCTGGACTTGGGGCTGGTGCGCCGCAACCCAGACACCGGCGTGTTGGAAGTTGCCAACCCGGTGTACCGGGAAGTGCTGCCGCGGGTGCTGTCGGGCGGGGTACAGGATGCGCTGCCACGTCTTGAGCCGGTATGGCTGGATGGCGAAGGGCGGCTGGTGCCGGAGAAGTTGCTGGAGGCGTTTTTAGGGTTTTGGCGGCAGCACGGGGAGCCGTTGCTGCGCGGGGTAGCGTATCACGAGATTGCGCCGCACATCGTGCTGATGGCGTACTTGCAGCGGGTGGAGAACGGCGGGGGGCGGGTGACGCGGGAGTACGCGATTGGGTCTGGGCGGATGGATGTGTGTTTGCGGTACGGTGGGGTGACGGTGGGGATTGAGCTGAAGGTGTGGCGGGAGGGGGCGGGCGACCCGGAGGCGGAAGGGCTGGAGCAGTTGGAGAGGTACCTAGCGGGGCTTGCGGCTGGGGCGGTGGGGTGGCTGGTGATCTTTGACCGGCGGGCTGGGCAGCCGCCGGTGGCGGAGCGGACGCGGGCGTACCGGGCGGTGACGCCGGGCGGGCGAACGGTGACGGTGGTGCGGGCGTAG
- a CDS encoding ATP-binding protein yields MRYFNTAGPCNAQDHYMLAPVERLPGLRRLIDQKAYFVVHAPRQVGKTTLMLTLAQQLTAEGRYTAALLSLEAGAAFDSDIGAAENAILDVWRSALAVWLPESQQPPPWPEASPGSRLHAAFVTWARQAQTALVLFLDEVDALRDNVLLSTLRQLRDGYSLRPAGFPWSLALIGMRDVRDYKVAAGGSDRLHTASPFNIKMRSLTLGNFTQDEVAQLYRQHTTETGQVFTDEAVAYAYDLTAGQPWLVNALAKVCVEELVEDTGQTITRDDIEAAKWVLIERQDTHLDSLAERLREPRVRNLIAPMLAGDLPGDLPDDDRRYVLDLGLVRRNPDTGVLEVANPVYREVLPRVLSGGVQDALPRLEPVWLDGEGRLVPEKLLEAFLGFWRQHGEPLLRGVAYHEIAPHIVLMAYLQRVENGGGRVTREYAIGSGRMDVCLRYGGVTVGIELKVWREGAGDPEAEGLEQLERYLAGLAAGAVGWLVIFDRRAGQPPVAERTRAYRAVTPGGRTVTVVRA; encoded by the coding sequence ATGCGGTACTTCAACACGGCCGGGCCGTGCAATGCTCAAGACCACTACATGCTGGCGCCGGTGGAGCGGCTGCCGGGGCTGCGGCGGCTGATTGACCAGAAGGCGTACTTCGTGGTGCATGCGCCACGCCAGGTTGGGAAGACGACCCTAATGCTGACGCTGGCACAGCAGTTGACAGCGGAAGGGCGTTACACGGCAGCGCTGTTGTCACTGGAAGCCGGTGCAGCATTTGACAGTGACATTGGCGCAGCGGAGAACGCGATACTTGATGTTTGGCGGTCGGCGCTCGCCGTCTGGTTGCCGGAAAGTCAACAGCCTCCCCCGTGGCCGGAGGCATCGCCAGGGAGTCGCCTTCATGCGGCGTTTGTGACTTGGGCGCGGCAAGCACAGACAGCTCTGGTGCTGTTTCTGGACGAGGTGGATGCGCTGCGTGACAACGTGTTGTTGAGCACGCTACGGCAGTTACGTGATGGTTATAGCTTACGTCCGGCGGGGTTTCCGTGGTCGCTGGCGTTGATTGGGATGCGGGACGTGCGGGATTACAAGGTAGCGGCGGGCGGCAGCGACCGACTGCACACCGCCAGCCCCTTCAACATCAAGATGCGCTCCCTGACCCTGGGGAACTTCACCCAGGACGAAGTCGCCCAGCTCTATCGCCAGCACACGACCGAGACCGGACAGGTGTTTACCGACGAGGCGGTGGCTTACGCCTACGACCTGACCGCCGGGCAGCCCTGGCTGGTCAACGCCCTGGCCAAGGTGTGCGTCGAGGAACTGGTCGAGGACACGGGCCAGACCATCACCCGTGACGACATCGAGGCGGCGAAGTGGGTGCTGATCGAGCGGCAGGACACGCATTTGGACAGCCTGGCGGAGCGGTTGCGTGAGCCGCGCGTCCGCAACCTCATCGCGCCGATGCTGGCGGGTGATTTGCCGGGCGACCTGCCGGACGATGACCGGCGGTACGTGCTGGACTTGGGGCTGGTGCGCCGCAACCCAGACACCGGCGTGTTGGAAGTCGCCAACCCGGTGTACCGGGAGGTGCTGCCGCGGGTGCTGTCGGGCGGGGTACAGGATGCGCTGCCACGCCTTGAGCCGGTATGGCTGGATGGCGAAGGGCGGCTGGTGCCGGAGAAGTTGCTGGAGGCATTTTTAGGGTTTTGGCGGCAGCACGGGGAGCCGTTGCTGCGCGGGGTAGCGTATCACGAGATTGCGCCGCACATCGTGCTGATGGCGTACTTGCAGCGGGTGGAGAACGGCGGGGGGCGGGTGACGCGGGAGTACGCGATTGGGTCTGGGCGGATGGATGTGTGTTTGCGGTACGGTGGGGTGACGGTGGGGATTGAGTTGAAGGTGTGGCGGGAGGGGGCGGGCGACCCGGAGGCGGAAGGGCTGGAGCAGTTGGAGAGGTACCTGGCGGGGCTTGCGGCTGGGGCGGTGGGGTGGCTGGTGATCTTTGACCGGCGGGCTGGGCAGCCGCCGGTGGCGGAGCGGACGCGGGCGTACCGGGCGGTGACGCCGGGCGGGCGAACGGTGACGGTGGTGCGGGCGTAG
- a CDS encoding ATP-binding protein: MRYFNTAGPCNPQDHYMLSPVERLPGLRRLIDQKAYFVVHAPRQVGKTTLMLTLAQQLTAEGRYTAVLLSLEAGAPFHHDPHLAQQEIIRSWRIGLAAQLPSERHPAWAETMEIPTLSISEALAQWAQTAPTPVVVFLDEIDALEDTTLISVLRQLRAGYPSRPQAFPWSLALIGMRDVRDYKVAAGGSDRLRTASPFNIKMDALTLGNFTADEVAQLYRQHTTETGQVFTDEAVAYAYDLTYGQPWLVNALARQATEFIQPDLTQPITRDHIEAAKWRLIERQDTHLDSLAERLQEPRVRNLIAPMLAGDLPGDLPDDDRRYVLDLGLVRRNPDTGVLEVANPVYREVLPRVLSGGVQDALPRLEPVWLDGEGRLVPEKLLEAFLGFWRQHGEPLLRGVAYHEIAPHIVLMAYLQRVENGGGRVTREYAIGSGRMDVCLRYGGVTVGIELKVWREGAGDPEAEGLEQLERYLAGLAAGAVGWLVIFDRRAGQPPVAERTRAYRAVTPGGRTVTVVRA; the protein is encoded by the coding sequence ATGCGGTACTTCAACACGGCCGGGCCGTGCAATCCTCAAGACCACTACATGCTGTCGCCGGTGGAGCGGCTGCCGGGGCTGCGGCGGCTGATTGATCAAAAGGCGTACTTCGTGGTGCACGCGCCACGCCAGGTTGGGAAGACGACCCTGATGCTGACGCTGGCGCAGCAGTTGACGGCGGAAGGGCGTTACACGGCAGTGCTGTTGTCGCTAGAAGCCGGAGCGCCGTTTCACCACGATCCGCACTTGGCGCAGCAGGAAATCATCCGGTCCTGGCGGATTGGGCTGGCGGCCCAGCTTCCATCAGAACGCCATCCGGCGTGGGCGGAGACAATGGAGATTCCAACGCTTTCCATATCGGAGGCGCTGGCCCAGTGGGCGCAAACGGCGCCAACGCCGGTGGTGGTGTTTTTGGATGAGATAGACGCGCTTGAGGACACGACGCTCATCAGTGTGCTGCGGCAGTTGCGGGCCGGGTATCCGAGTCGGCCGCAGGCGTTTCCGTGGTCGCTGGCGTTGATTGGGATGCGGGACGTGCGGGATTACAAGGTAGCGGCGGGCGGCAGCGACCGACTGCGCACCGCCAGCCCCTTCAACATCAAAATGGATGCTCTGACACTAGGTAACTTCACCGCCGACGAGGTGGCGCAACTGTACCGCCAGCACACGACCGAGACCGGACAGGTCTTCACCGATGAGGCGGTGGCTTACGCCTACGACCTGACCTACGGTCAACCCTGGCTGGTCAATGCGTTGGCGCGGCAGGCAACGGAGTTCATTCAACCTGACCTGACGCAGCCGATTACCCGTGACCACATTGAAGCAGCGAAGTGGCGACTCATTGAGCGGCAGGACACGCATCTGGACAGCCTGGCGGAGCGGTTGCAGGAGCCGCGCGTCCGCAACCTCATTGCGCCGATGCTGGCGGGTGATTTGCCGGGCGACCTGCCGGACGATGACCGGCGGTACGTGCTGGACTTGGGGCTGGTGCGCCGCAACCCAGACACCGGCGTGTTGGAAGTCGCCAACCCGGTGTACCGGGAGGTGCTGCCGCGGGTGCTGTCGGGCGGGGTACAGGATGCGCTGCCACGCCTTGAGCCGGTATGGCTGGATGGCGAAGGGCGGCTGGTGCCGGAGAAGTTGCTGGAGGCATTTTTAGGGTTTTGGCGGCAGCACGGGGAGCCGTTGCTGCGCGGGGTGGCGTATCACGAGATTGCGCCGCACATCGTGCTGATGGCGTACTTGCAGCGGGTGGAGAACGGCGGGGGGCGGGTGACGCGGGAGTACGCGATTGGGTCTGGGCGGATGGATGTGTGTTTGCGGTACGGTGGGGTGACGGTGGGGATTGAGTTGAAGGTGTGGCGGGAGGGGGCGGGCGACCCGGAGGCAGAGGGGCTGGAGCAGTTGGAGAGGTACCTGGCGGGGCTTGCGGCTGGGGCGGTGGGGTGGCTGGTGATCTTTGACCGGCGGGCTGGGCAGCCGCCGGTGGCGGAGCGGACGCGGGCGTACCGGGCGGTGACGCCGGGCGGGCGAACGGTGACGGTCGTGCGGGCCTAG
- a CDS encoding DNA translocase FtsK, translating to MTNGLPPPIARETTTYVVPSRLGEALGIALGLGALTLAIALLSFHPEDPSWSVSAQVSQTQNAVGIVGARVADGLLQGLGLVAYTLPVLLGLHAVNVFRGKALLVSAEQATGITGLLLSLAGFLSLFQELPLFRERIRLGGFIGFTLERWLESALNPVGTGLALGGAALLSLMLATAFSPRHWLLKWWQELPFGKAKQPAVTNDDQAAAAPSQTTSTAQRQRTKASVNGHKPFTETVSDKSQHEQRVAEALYGDDAPGIVSPARRTPHGIPAVDLDAPPSAQVDIPAASASRANPTDEPAPSSPPATVPPPSPPKPEVPRPPGADVRRLAREAIERRNSGNNALVRDKPSSPPEVSAARRRLAATDNQAPNNAEQDVAKMVQGVQIVRRQSTPPTPLPAAALATVPSSNNATINPASPANRPLATTPVGGGYSAAAALSPAKPDPPKGEAFVETTYTLPSVDMLTPAPPQTNQSDEELHARARLLAEKCREFNVIGEILEIEPGPVVTTFGFKPDPGVKYSRVVGLVDDLCLGLQAESVRIDRIAGKATVGIEVPNTRRDTIYLREIIESDVFRDNPGRLPIALGKTINGEPYATDLAKMPHLLIAGSTGSGKSVMINSLICSILFKSTANEVRLIMVDPKRVELELYAGIPHLLTPIITDPKRAANALNWAVGEMENRYKLLASVGVRNIEGFNRAVSESPDPTRFPDGPPPRLPYIVIVIDELADLMMVASSDVETSIARLAQMARAVGIHLVIATQRPSVDVITGLIKANFPARISFRVSSKVDSRTILDTNGAEQLLGQGDMLFSPGSSRLIRIHGAYVSEAEINRIIEFIKQQGAPQYDESVQMSEEEVEAAEAGVGERDVLYDEAVRIVVQMGKASTSVLQRRLRIGYGRAAAILDMMEREGFIGPIDGSKPRVVKQAAYDYVEMLDGHALLPEDE from the coding sequence ATGACGAATGGCCTTCCACCCCCCATTGCACGGGAAACCACGACGTACGTCGTGCCCTCACGTCTGGGCGAAGCGCTGGGGATTGCCCTTGGGTTGGGCGCGCTCACCTTGGCGATTGCCCTTTTGTCGTTTCACCCGGAAGATCCCTCGTGGAGCGTCAGCGCACAGGTCAGCCAAACGCAGAATGCCGTTGGCATCGTTGGGGCGCGGGTGGCAGATGGATTGCTTCAGGGACTCGGCCTCGTCGCCTACACGCTGCCCGTCTTGCTTGGGTTGCACGCCGTCAACGTTTTTCGGGGCAAGGCACTCCTGGTGTCGGCCGAACAAGCCACCGGCATCACCGGGCTGTTGCTTTCACTGGCCGGATTCCTCTCATTGTTTCAAGAACTGCCACTGTTTCGAGAGCGCATCCGGCTCGGAGGCTTCATAGGGTTCACACTCGAACGCTGGTTGGAGTCGGCGCTCAACCCCGTCGGCACCGGACTCGCGCTTGGCGGCGCAGCGTTGCTTTCGCTGATGCTGGCCACAGCATTTTCACCACGGCACTGGCTGCTGAAGTGGTGGCAGGAACTCCCCTTTGGCAAGGCTAAGCAACCGGCCGTGACCAACGACGACCAAGCCGCGGCAGCGCCTTCTCAAACCACCTCGACCGCTCAACGGCAGCGTACCAAAGCCAGCGTCAACGGACACAAACCTTTCACCGAAACGGTGAGCGATAAGAGCCAGCACGAGCAGCGCGTAGCCGAAGCCCTCTATGGAGATGACGCGCCTGGCATTGTCTCCCCAGCCCGCCGGACGCCGCATGGCATCCCGGCGGTTGACCTCGACGCGCCACCGTCAGCTCAGGTGGATATTCCGGCAGCTTCGGCGTCCAGAGCGAACCCTACCGACGAGCCTGCGCCATCGTCTCCACCAGCGACGGTCCCGCCGCCCAGCCCACCCAAGCCGGAAGTGCCACGCCCGCCCGGGGCGGATGTGCGCCGTCTGGCGCGCGAGGCTATCGAACGGCGTAACAGCGGCAACAATGCACTCGTCCGGGACAAGCCAAGCAGTCCGCCGGAGGTCTCCGCCGCGCGTCGCCGACTGGCAGCCACCGACAACCAAGCCCCCAACAACGCCGAGCAGGATGTCGCCAAGATGGTGCAGGGCGTCCAGATCGTCCGCCGCCAGTCCACGCCGCCAACGCCTCTGCCGGCGGCCGCGCTGGCAACCGTCCCTTCATCAAACAACGCAACCATCAACCCAGCCTCGCCGGCCAACCGCCCCCTAGCAACCACCCCGGTCGGCGGGGGCTATTCGGCAGCGGCGGCCCTGTCCCCGGCCAAGCCTGACCCGCCGAAGGGCGAGGCCTTCGTTGAGACAACCTACACGTTGCCTTCGGTGGACATGTTGACACCGGCCCCACCACAAACCAATCAGTCCGACGAAGAACTGCACGCCCGCGCCCGGCTACTTGCGGAAAAGTGTCGCGAGTTCAACGTCATTGGTGAAATTCTCGAAATCGAGCCGGGGCCGGTTGTGACCACCTTTGGCTTCAAGCCTGATCCGGGTGTCAAATACAGTCGAGTGGTTGGCCTGGTGGATGACCTTTGCCTCGGACTCCAGGCTGAATCGGTACGCATTGACCGGATTGCCGGTAAGGCAACCGTCGGCATTGAAGTTCCCAACACCCGCCGCGACACCATCTACCTGCGCGAAATCATCGAGTCGGACGTCTTCCGCGACAATCCGGGACGATTGCCAATTGCGCTTGGGAAAACCATCAACGGAGAGCCTTACGCGACCGATTTGGCCAAAATGCCGCACCTTCTCATTGCCGGTTCAACCGGGTCGGGCAAGTCGGTCATGATCAACTCACTGATTTGCTCGATTCTGTTCAAGTCCACAGCCAATGAAGTCCGGCTCATCATGGTTGACCCAAAGCGCGTTGAGCTAGAGCTTTACGCCGGGATTCCGCACCTGTTGACCCCGATTATTACGGACCCGAAGCGCGCGGCGAACGCGCTCAACTGGGCAGTGGGTGAGATGGAAAACCGTTATAAGCTACTCGCCAGCGTAGGGGTGCGAAACATCGAAGGCTTCAATCGCGCGGTAAGCGAGTCTCCCGATCCAACCCGATTTCCCGACGGACCACCACCACGTCTGCCCTATATCGTCATTGTCATTGATGAGCTGGCCGACCTGATGATGGTCGCATCAAGCGACGTTGAAACCTCTATCGCCCGGTTAGCGCAAATGGCGCGCGCGGTAGGCATCCATTTGGTCATTGCCACGCAGCGACCATCTGTGGATGTCATCACTGGTTTGATCAAGGCCAACTTTCCGGCGCGAATTTCATTCCGGGTGTCTTCAAAGGTGGACTCGCGCACGATTCTCGATACCAACGGGGCCGAGCAGTTGCTTGGGCAGGGCGATATGCTGTTTTCCCCCGGCTCGTCGCGGCTGATTCGAATTCACGGCGCTTACGTCAGTGAGGCCGAAATCAACCGCATCATCGAGTTCATCAAGCAACAGGGCGCGCCACAGTACGACGAAAGCGTCCAGATGTCAGAAGAAGAAGTCGAAGCCGCCGAAGCCGGTGTGGGCGAACGGGACGTGCTGTATGACGAAGCGGTTCGCATCGTCGTGCAGATGGGCAAGGCGTCAACTTCCGTGCTCCAACGGCGACTGCGGATCGGGTACGGACGCGCGGCAGCCATTCTCGATATGATGGAGCGCGAGGGATTCATTGGCCCGATTGACGGAAGCAAGCCACGTGTCGTCAAACAGGCAGCCTACGACTACGTGGAGATGCTCGATGGGCATGCGCTCTTGCCTGAAGATGAATAG
- the prfB gene encoding peptide chain release factor 2 (programmed frameshift): MSDLLELRHTYNELLERITHLRGSFDPEGKRPQLEKLEKRVADPGFWNDQEQAQKVLKERRRLADAIELAAFYDRELADLEVLFEFAEADSGSLGELEQRLRALQPKVEAAETQMLLAGPQDANNAIVRVQSGAGGTDAQDWAEMLLRMYLRWCERRGFKTSVLDVQPGKEAGITSAEFTVEGDYAYGLLSCESGVHRLVRISPFSSAGTRETSFASIFVTPEVEDDIEIEINEKDLRVDTYRSSGAGGQHVNVTDSAIRITHLPTGIVVSCQNQRSQHQNREVAMKVLKSRLYELEVERRRAESAKLEATKRDISFGSQIRNYVLHPYRLVKDARTKLERSDVESVLDGDLDDFIKEYLVARSRHPEGFLTAGDDD, translated from the exons ATGTCGGATTTGCTCGAACTTCGCCACACTTACAATGAGCTACTGGAACGCATCACGCACTTGCGG GGTTCCTTTGACCCAGAGGGTAAGCGTCCCCAACTTGAGAAACTTGAAAAGCGCGTAGCCGACCCCGGCTTCTGGAACGATCAGGAGCAGGCGCAGAAGGTCCTCAAAGAGCGGCGACGACTGGCCGATGCCATCGAACTGGCGGCTTTCTATGATCGGGAACTGGCCGACCTGGAAGTGCTCTTTGAGTTTGCCGAAGCGGATTCGGGTTCGCTCGGCGAGCTCGAGCAGCGCTTGCGCGCACTTCAGCCCAAGGTCGAAGCCGCCGAGACCCAGATGCTCCTGGCCGGCCCCCAAGACGCCAACAATGCCATTGTGCGGGTTCAGTCTGGCGCGGGTGGCACTGACGCCCAGGATTGGGCGGAAATGTTGCTGAGGATGTACCTGCGCTGGTGTGAGCGGCGTGGCTTCAAAACCAGCGTGCTGGACGTTCAGCCTGGCAAGGAGGCAGGGATTACTTCGGCAGAGTTTACCGTTGAAGGCGACTATGCCTACGGGCTGCTGTCGTGCGAAAGCGGCGTCCACCGACTGGTGCGAATTTCGCCCTTTTCCTCGGCCGGCACCCGTGAGACGAGCTTTGCCTCGATTTTCGTCACGCCTGAAGTTGAAGACGACATCGAGATCGAGATCAATGAGAAAGACCTGCGCGTGGATACCTATCGTTCATCGGGCGCTGGTGGCCAGCACGTCAACGTCACAGATTCCGCCATTCGCATCACGCACCTGCCCACTGGCATCGTCGTGTCGTGCCAGAACCAGCGCTCTCAACATCAAAACCGCGAAGTGGCGATGAAGGTTCTCAAGTCACGGCTCTACGAGCTGGAAGTCGAACGCCGCCGCGCCGAAAGCGCCAAACTGGAAGCCACCAAACGCGACATCTCTTTTGGTTCCCAAATTCGCAATTACGTGCTACATCCATACCGACTCGTCAAAGACGCGCGCACAAAGCTTGAACGCAGCGATGTGGAAAGTGTTCTCGACGGCGACCTCGATGACTTCATCAAAGAATACCTGGTTGCCCGGAGCCGCCATCCCGAAGGGTTCTTGACGGCTGGCGACGACGACTAA
- a CDS encoding ABC transporter ATP-binding protein, producing the protein MSQPDDEILGKAYDHRLAKRLFAYLKPYWGRVALAIPLIALTAGFELLALNLTMAAVDLFLMPPATERLGFFSRLTASVFEALGGRPSPVDGVSVIGGLYLGLMLVVFGLTYWQTMLLNGTGQFVMYDLRRELFAKFQRLPLSYYDRTPIGRMTTRLTSDVDALNELFTSGFVTLFSDVVVLVGILLFLFLVNWKLALVSLFVVPLLAAVTAWFRVNATRTYREVRTRLARINAFLQEHLSGMATVQLFNREQREFQAFDAINDAHRRINIETIFYYAVFYPAIGFVSNVGVALVIWYGGGQALTGALSLGALIFFIQAMQRFYEPIQDISEKYNILQAAMAAAERVFKVLDEPLVITSPPTPKQPSVKRGEIEFRNVWFAYKGEHWVLRDVSFRVAPGQTVALVGATGAGKTSITSLLMRFYDVQRGQILIDGVDVRDFDLAELRRYFGVVLQDPTLFAGTIADNLRLGATDIDDARLMAAAREVQADAFIRRLPGGYQAEVKERGATLSVGQKQLLALARALAFSPRILILDEATASIDSETEGLIQSAIERVLVGRTCVVIAHRLSTVRKADCIIVMHRGEIREMGTHAELVARPDGIYRRLYALQYQEARPAARTTATGLPATAPLMPGA; encoded by the coding sequence ATGAGTCAGCCCGATGACGAAATTCTTGGCAAAGCCTATGACCATCGCCTTGCCAAACGGCTTTTCGCGTATTTGAAACCCTACTGGGGGCGGGTGGCGCTGGCCATCCCCCTCATTGCCCTCACGGCTGGTTTTGAGTTGCTGGCGCTCAACCTCACGATGGCGGCCGTGGACCTGTTCCTGATGCCGCCGGCCACGGAGCGTCTTGGCTTCTTTTCGCGCCTGACCGCATCAGTGTTTGAGGCGCTTGGCGGGCGACCGTCGCCGGTGGATGGTGTGAGTGTAATCGGCGGCCTGTATCTGGGATTGATGCTGGTGGTGTTTGGACTTACCTACTGGCAAACCATGCTGCTGAATGGCACTGGGCAGTTTGTGATGTATGACCTGCGCCGGGAACTCTTTGCCAAGTTTCAGCGCCTGCCGCTCAGTTACTATGACCGCACGCCGATTGGGCGCATGACGACACGTCTGACCTCGGATGTGGATGCCCTGAATGAGCTGTTCACGTCCGGCTTTGTCACGCTTTTCAGCGATGTGGTCGTGCTGGTCGGTATCTTGTTGTTTCTGTTCCTGGTCAACTGGAAGCTGGCGCTGGTCAGTCTCTTTGTCGTGCCGCTACTGGCGGCCGTAACCGCCTGGTTTCGGGTCAACGCCACCCGGACGTACCGGGAAGTGCGCACCCGCCTGGCCCGCATCAATGCGTTTTTGCAGGAGCATCTCTCCGGCATGGCCACGGTGCAGTTGTTCAACCGCGAACAGCGCGAGTTTCAGGCCTTCGATGCCATCAACGACGCCCACCGGCGCATCAACATCGAGACGATTTTCTACTACGCCGTATTTTATCCGGCGATTGGCTTCGTCAGTAACGTCGGCGTGGCGCTGGTCATCTGGTACGGCGGCGGACAGGCCTTGACCGGCGCGCTTTCGCTCGGCGCGCTAATCTTCTTCATTCAAGCCATGCAGCGGTTTTACGAACCGATTCAGGACATCAGCGAAAAGTACAATATCTTGCAGGCGGCGATGGCGGCGGCAGAGCGGGTCTTCAAGGTGCTGGACGAGCCGCTGGTCATCACGTCGCCGCCGACGCCCAAGCAGCCATCGGTCAAACGCGGGGAAATCGAGTTTCGGAACGTGTGGTTTGCCTACAAAGGTGAGCACTGGGTGCTGCGCGATGTTTCGTTTCGGGTTGCGCCGGGTCAAACCGTTGCTTTGGTCGGCGCCACGGGGGCCGGAAAGACCTCGATCACCAGTCTGCTCATGCGCTTTTACGACGTGCAGCGCGGACAGATTCTGATTGATGGCGTTGATGTACGCGATTTCGACCTCGCTGAGTTGCGCCGCTACTTTGGGGTTGTGTTGCAAGACCCAACGTTGTTTGCCGGAACCATTGCCGATAACCTCCGCCTTGGAGCTACGGACATTGACGACGCGCGTCTGATGGCGGCGGCGCGCGAGGTGCAGGCCGATGCGTTCATTCGGCGACTGCCCGGCGGCTACCAGGCAGAAGTCAAGGAGCGCGGCGCGACGCTGTCGGTCGGGCAGAAGCAACTCCTGGCCTTGGCGCGGGCGCTGGCCTTCAGTCCCCGGATTTTGATTCTGGATGAGGCAACGGCCAGCATTGATAGCGAAACGGAGGGCTTGATTCAGTCGGCCATTGAACGAGTCCTGGTCGGGCGCACCTGCGTGGTCATTGCCCATCGGCTCTCCACCGTGCGCAAGGCCGACTGCATCATCGTGATGCACCGGGGCGAAATTCGGGAAATGGGGACGCACGCCGAACTGGTTGCTCGCCCGGACGGTATTTATCGGCGGCTGTATGCCTTGCAGTACCAGGAAGCCCGGCCGGCAGCGCGCACGACCGCCACTGGTCTGCCGGCGACCGCGCCACTGATGCCCGGAGCCTGA